The genomic region TGCTCTCGCTGGTCGCATATGCGAACCGCACGCGCGGGAGCTTTCCGGCAAACTGACGTCCGCCGCTACGCTGCCACTGGCCCGGCCATCGCTTCCGCCGCGATGCTCAGGCTCTTCTTGCGCGCTTCGTGGTCGTAGATCGAGCTCACCAGCATCACTTCGTCGACGCGCGTGCGCTCGACGAACTTCGCCAGCTCGCGCGTCACTATATCGCGGGTGCCGGTCGCCGAACAGCCGAGCACATGATCGAGCACTGCCTGCCCCTGCCCGCCCAGGCTCTCGCGAAATCCGGGGATCGGCGGCGGCAGCGGAATCCCCTTGCCGGTGGTGCGGATCGCAACGAACGCCTGTTGTGCGGAAGTTGCCAGCAGCTCGGCCTCCTCCTGCGTCTCGGCGGCGAACACGTTGAACCCGGCCATCGCATGCGGCTTGTCGAGCACCGCCGAGGGGCGGAAATTGCGCCGATAGACGTCGAGCGCCTCGTCTAGCAGGGCCGGCGCGAAATGCGACGCAAAGGCATAGGGCAGCCCAAGCGCCGCCGCCAGCTGAGCCCCGAACAGGCTCGATCCCAGGATCCACAGCTCGGGCTTCGCGCCCGCCCCGGGCGTCGCGCGAATGCCGGTCTGCCCGTCGTCGGCAAAATAGCTCTGCAGTTCGAGCACGTCCTGCGGAAAGGCGTTCGGATC from Sphingosinithalassobacter sp. CS137 harbors:
- a CDS encoding LLM class flavin-dependent oxidoreductase, whose product is MTRYSLLDLVPVTRGGNVRQSLANAADLARHVEAQGYTRYWVAEHHGMEGIASAATSVVLAHVGQATETIRIGAGGIMLPNHAPLVIAEQFGTLDALFPGRIDLGLGRAPGSDQTVARALRRTLESDPNAFPQDVLELQSYFADDGQTGIRATPGAGAKPELWILGSSLFGAQLAAALGLPYAFASHFAPALLDEALDVYRRNFRPSAVLDKPHAMAGFNVFAAETQEEAELLATSAQQAFVAIRTTGKGIPLPPPIPGFRESLGGQGQAVLDHVLGCSATGTRDIVTRELAKFVERTRVDEVMLVSSIYDHEARKKSLSIAAEAMAGPVAA